A window of the Halopseudomonas phragmitis genome harbors these coding sequences:
- a CDS encoding phage tail terminator protein, whose protein sequence is MSQPFDPQVVIDRLKPLQALQSVEGAAEYAAVTNLKDFRVPCAYVLLLQERTDDALARPAGRQRAIVTFGVVVAARNYGDQRGERTLEELRPLLGSVRARLMGWMPEVQGSRPVQWTRGDVLDYNHSTLLWADVYQTQHFIGGNPV, encoded by the coding sequence ATGTCTCAGCCCTTTGACCCGCAAGTTGTGATCGACCGGCTCAAGCCTTTGCAGGCGCTCCAGTCGGTTGAGGGTGCGGCCGAGTATGCAGCGGTCACCAACCTAAAGGATTTTCGTGTGCCGTGCGCTTATGTGCTGCTGCTCCAGGAGCGCACTGACGACGCCCTGGCTCGGCCAGCAGGCCGTCAACGCGCAATCGTCACTTTCGGGGTGGTTGTTGCTGCGCGCAATTACGGCGATCAGCGAGGCGAACGCACCCTGGAAGAGCTGCGGCCGCTGCTGGGCAGTGTGCGGGCGCGACTGATGGGCTGGATGCCCGAGGTTCAGGGTTCGCGCCCTGTGCAGTGGACCAGGGGCGATGTGCTTGATTACAACCACAGCACGTTGCTCTGGGCCGATGTGTACCAAACCCAACATTTCATAGGGGGCAACCCAGTATGA
- a CDS encoding DUF7210 family protein — MSKEQKLETVELIDDHTHKGEPLKPGAKIQVTAERKAWLIRHKKVADATPALPVAKAKE; from the coding sequence ATGAGTAAGGAACAGAAGCTCGAAACCGTCGAGCTGATTGATGACCACACCCACAAGGGTGAGCCACTCAAACCCGGCGCCAAAATCCAGGTTACCGCCGAGCGCAAGGCCTGGTTGATCCGCCACAAAAAGGTGGCCGATGCCACCCCGGCACTACCTGTTGCCAAGGCAAAGGAGTAA
- a CDS encoding phage virion morphogenesis protein — protein MAGAHVGLELDNGPAKDAIRQALAELAQPQRLLRDIGEHQVNSTRDNFRYERSPSGQPWPALSPRYLAVKEPNPGKILQRSGNLARQIQYQVQGNDLFWGTDRIYGATHQFGARRGQFGQTRRGGPIPWGDIAAREFLGVSDADADEIIELVRDHLRRQFS, from the coding sequence ATGGCAGGCGCGCACGTAGGCCTTGAGCTGGACAATGGGCCAGCCAAGGATGCCATTCGTCAGGCACTGGCCGAGCTGGCTCAGCCTCAGCGCCTGTTGCGTGACATCGGCGAGCACCAGGTCAATAGCACCCGCGACAACTTCCGCTATGAGCGCAGCCCCAGTGGCCAGCCCTGGCCGGCCTTATCACCACGCTACCTTGCCGTGAAAGAGCCCAACCCCGGCAAGATCCTGCAGCGCTCTGGCAACCTGGCCAGACAGATCCAGTACCAAGTGCAAGGCAATGATCTGTTCTGGGGTACAGACCGCATCTACGGTGCCACCCACCAATTTGGTGCCAGGCGTGGCCAGTTCGGTCAGACCCGGCGTGGCGGTCCGATCCCGTGGGGAGATATCGCTGCGAGGGAGTTCCTGGGCGTGTCCGATGCTGACGCCGATGAGATCATCGAGCTGGTTCGTGATCATCTGCGCAGGCAGTTTTCCTGA
- a CDS encoding terminase large subunit domain-containing protein, whose amino-acid sequence MSNLQPALPLYGYQRRWVNDDSRFKIAMFARQCGKTFTSTLELALDCARAEALGQRRRWVILSRGERQAREAMNEGVKLHLQALSAGFQAYDYEWEPGIKALEVELPGGSKITALPANPDTARGFSANVLLDEFAFHQDSRAIWKALFPVISKPGLKLRVISTPNGKGNKFYDLMTGKDDGWSRHTTDIYQAVADGLPRNIEELRIGAGDDDLWAQEFELQWLDESSAWLDFDLITSCEHEFAGMPEHYQGGPCYVGVDIAARNDLFVIWVVERVGDVLWTREIIERRRASFAEQDMLLDDVFRRYNVIRCCKDQTGMGEKPVEDAKRRHGELRVEGVLFTAANKLTLATQGKEHFQDRKLRIPQGNNALRADLHKLQRVTSATGAPRFVADSDSAGHADRTWACFLAINAACVEPTVIDYLSSGTRTTTRQMETYAPGSSGQITSRGWGTVGGNNPFEDY is encoded by the coding sequence ATGAGTAACCTGCAACCTGCGCTCCCGCTCTACGGTTACCAGCGCCGCTGGGTTAATGACGACAGCCGTTTCAAAATCGCGATGTTCGCCCGACAGTGTGGCAAGACGTTTACCAGTACGCTGGAGCTGGCCCTTGATTGCGCACGCGCCGAGGCGCTCGGCCAACGCCGCCGCTGGGTGATTCTCAGCCGTGGCGAGCGGCAGGCGCGCGAGGCGATGAACGAAGGCGTGAAACTGCACCTACAGGCGCTCAGCGCCGGCTTTCAGGCCTACGACTACGAGTGGGAGCCGGGAATCAAAGCGCTTGAGGTCGAGTTGCCGGGCGGCAGCAAGATCACTGCGCTACCAGCCAATCCAGACACTGCGCGGGGCTTCTCGGCCAATGTGCTGCTGGATGAGTTCGCCTTCCACCAGGACAGCCGGGCGATCTGGAAAGCGCTGTTTCCGGTGATCTCCAAGCCCGGTCTCAAGTTGCGGGTGATCAGCACCCCCAACGGCAAAGGCAATAAGTTCTACGACCTGATGACCGGCAAGGATGACGGCTGGAGCCGCCACACCACCGACATCTACCAGGCAGTGGCCGACGGGCTGCCGCGCAACATCGAGGAGCTGCGTATCGGTGCCGGTGATGACGACCTGTGGGCCCAGGAATTTGAGCTGCAGTGGCTGGATGAATCCAGCGCCTGGCTGGACTTCGATCTGATCACCAGTTGCGAGCACGAGTTTGCAGGTATGCCTGAGCATTACCAAGGCGGGCCTTGCTATGTGGGAGTGGACATCGCCGCCCGCAACGACCTGTTTGTGATCTGGGTGGTTGAGCGCGTGGGCGATGTGCTCTGGACCCGCGAGATCATTGAACGGCGCCGCGCCAGCTTTGCCGAGCAGGATATGTTGCTTGATGACGTGTTTCGCCGTTACAACGTGATCCGCTGCTGCAAAGATCAAACCGGCATGGGTGAGAAACCGGTCGAGGACGCCAAGCGTAGGCATGGCGAGTTGCGTGTGGAAGGTGTGCTCTTTACCGCAGCCAACAAGCTGACACTCGCCACCCAGGGCAAGGAACACTTCCAGGACCGAAAGTTGCGCATACCGCAAGGCAACAATGCCCTGCGGGCCGACCTGCACAAGCTGCAGCGCGTTACCAGTGCCACCGGCGCACCGCGCTTTGTCGCTGACTCCGACAGCGCCGGCCACGCCGACCGCACCTGGGCATGCTTTTTGGCCATCAACGCGGCCTGTGTTGAGCCTACGGTCATCGACTACCTCTCATCCGGCACACGTACAACAACCCGCCAAATGGAAACCTATGCCCCTGGATCTAGTGGCCAGATTACCAGTCGCGGCTGGGGCACCGTGGGCGGCAACAACCCCTTTGAGGACTACTGA
- a CDS encoding DUF935 domain-containing protein gives MDKPTLGQQIATSGDGMDITRPWVGALSQPSDPLLRKAGTDVKIYEELLSDWQVKAMWQQRQRAVVSREWQVDAGGDRPIDIAAADHLREQLNRVGWDRVTERMLYGVYYGYAVSEIIYGHDDRYITWEAIKVRNRRRFRYTPAGELRLLTPTNMVDGVPCPEPYFWHYATGADHDDEPYGMGLAHWLYWPVLFKRNGVKFWLFFLDKYGMPTAKGEFDPQTATEDDKKKLLEAGEAIRTDSTVLIPKGMALELLEAARNGTADYKALYDAMDAAIAKVTVGQVASSQGTPGRLGNDDLQGDVRLDLIKADADLVCESFNNGPVRWLTRWNFPDAELPRVYRVVEEPEDLEGRAERDEKVSRMAGYKPTRHYVEKTYGIELADEPPPAPPTEFAESTAPSDPAEAMLVRTEAQVQPVVDGWNRQLAELAEGGASLDQVRDQLLAMAPELSLDEYAQRMTEALSLAQLAGRNDIEDEVR, from the coding sequence ATGGACAAGCCAACACTCGGCCAACAGATCGCCACCAGCGGCGACGGCATGGACATCACCCGCCCGTGGGTAGGCGCGCTATCGCAGCCATCTGACCCACTGCTGCGCAAGGCCGGCACTGATGTGAAGATCTACGAGGAGCTGCTGAGCGACTGGCAGGTCAAGGCCATGTGGCAGCAACGCCAGCGTGCTGTGGTCAGCCGTGAGTGGCAAGTGGATGCGGGCGGTGACCGGCCGATCGACATTGCCGCAGCTGACCATTTGCGTGAGCAGCTCAACCGCGTCGGCTGGGACCGTGTGACAGAACGCATGCTCTATGGCGTGTATTACGGTTATGCCGTGTCGGAAATCATCTACGGCCACGACGACAGGTATATCACCTGGGAGGCCATCAAGGTTCGCAACCGTCGCCGCTTCCGCTACACCCCAGCCGGTGAGCTGCGCCTGCTGACGCCCACTAACATGGTCGATGGCGTACCCTGCCCAGAGCCGTACTTCTGGCATTACGCAACCGGTGCCGATCATGACGACGAGCCGTATGGAATGGGCCTGGCGCATTGGCTGTACTGGCCTGTGCTGTTCAAGCGCAACGGCGTGAAGTTCTGGCTGTTCTTCCTCGATAAGTACGGCATGCCCACGGCCAAGGGCGAGTTCGACCCACAAACCGCCACTGAGGACGACAAGAAGAAGCTGCTGGAAGCTGGTGAGGCAATTCGTACCGATTCAACCGTTTTGATCCCGAAGGGCATGGCCCTAGAGCTGCTGGAAGCTGCCCGCAACGGCACGGCCGATTACAAGGCGCTGTATGACGCCATGGATGCCGCCATCGCCAAGGTCACCGTGGGCCAGGTTGCGAGCAGCCAGGGCACGCCGGGCCGGCTGGGTAATGATGACCTGCAGGGTGATGTACGTCTGGATCTGATCAAGGCCGATGCCGACCTGGTCTGTGAGAGCTTCAACAACGGCCCGGTACGCTGGCTGACCCGCTGGAACTTCCCGGATGCTGAACTGCCGCGCGTCTATCGGGTGGTGGAAGAACCCGAGGATCTGGAAGGTCGCGCTGAGCGGGATGAAAAGGTGTCCCGGATGGCTGGCTACAAACCCACTCGCCATTATGTCGAAAAGACCTACGGCATCGAACTGGCCGACGAGCCACCACCAGCCCCGCCCACCGAGTTTGCCGAAAGCACAGCTCCCAGCGATCCGGCCGAGGCGATGCTTGTGCGCACAGAGGCGCAGGTGCAACCGGTGGTCGATGGCTGGAATCGCCAGCTGGCCGAGTTGGCCGAAGGCGGTGCCAGTCTCGACCAGGTGCGCGATCAGCTGCTGGCTATGGCGCCTGAACTGTCCCTGGACGAATACGCCCAGCGTATGACCGAAGCGTTGAGCCTGGCCCAGTTGGCTGGCCGTAACGACATCGAGGACGAGGTGCGCTGA
- a CDS encoding gp436 family protein: protein MPYLTLTELADRPGAEELAQVATPRRYRAVDADLLDALLRSGDVSGWPVEDVQIAELAIAVIDDAMVTAQGTIDGFLVRRGYSLPLTKRYGIVTGWARAITRYHLHKDRLSAEQTDPIVRDYRDALKFLQLVAEGKFSLGPDDPLTPTTSGAPLFKAPPRTFSHDTLKDY, encoded by the coding sequence ATGCCCTATTTGACCCTCACCGAGCTGGCCGACCGCCCCGGCGCCGAGGAACTGGCCCAAGTGGCCACGCCCCGGCGATACCGGGCAGTTGATGCTGATCTGCTGGATGCGCTGTTGCGTTCAGGTGATGTCAGCGGCTGGCCGGTTGAGGATGTCCAGATTGCCGAACTGGCAATTGCAGTAATCGACGACGCCATGGTGACCGCTCAAGGCACCATTGACGGGTTCCTGGTGCGCCGTGGCTACAGCCTGCCGCTGACCAAGCGTTACGGCATCGTCACTGGCTGGGCCAGGGCTATCACCCGCTACCACTTGCACAAGGATCGCCTGAGTGCCGAACAGACTGATCCGATCGTGCGGGACTACCGCGATGCGCTGAAGTTTCTGCAGCTGGTTGCCGAGGGAAAGTTCAGCTTGGGGCCGGATGATCCGCTGACGCCGACCACCAGTGGCGCACCACTGTTCAAGGCACCGCCGCGCACCTTCAGCCATGACACTCTGAAGGACTATTGA
- a CDS encoding DUF2190 domain-containing protein, producing the protein MNIPGLITPFTAIGAIGAYLIAAHGATDGAAVQADDGATMMLGVTTDIPTADGGTADVVRNGLASVTYGGNVTRGNPLTADANGRAVAVALPAAADTFIVGFAEVSGVEGDIGSALVAPGFIPATAP; encoded by the coding sequence ATGAATATCCCAGGACTCATTACCCCGTTCACTGCGATCGGCGCCATTGGGGCGTACCTGATTGCTGCTCATGGCGCCACTGATGGTGCTGCGGTGCAGGCCGATGATGGCGCGACCATGATGCTGGGTGTGACTACCGACATTCCGACCGCTGATGGCGGCACCGCGGACGTAGTCCGCAATGGGCTGGCTTCAGTCACCTACGGTGGCAACGTCACTCGTGGCAACCCGCTCACCGCTGACGCCAACGGTCGCGCCGTTGCCGTGGCCCTGCCCGCAGCGGCTGACACTTTCATTGTTGGGTTTGCCGAGGTCTCGGGCGTTGAGGGTGATATTGGCTCGGCCCTGGTCGCCCCCGGCTTTATTCCGGCAACTGCCCCATAA
- a CDS encoding phage head morphogenesis protein, translated as MASAASYGSLPFDEQIQFLRRKLPSVDYFQVRQAAHDHAFVVAGGHRLDLVKDIHAVLSRNLREGDTLERFREDFYAVLDHYGWQPEGGRAWRSRVIYETNLRTSYAAGRYEQLQAVKEDRPYWMYEHSDAVITPRPEHQAWDGLVIHADDPWWQTHYPPNGWGCQCRVRALNDRDLRRLGKSGPDTAPASPERSVIHKGETVSVPDGIDPGWDYAPGRSAFEQQVQHVLEKVPELPAELGAVMSRELVVYPAVQQALASDWRRMLDDVVADGKPRGRQLVVGALSPQVVSGMQAAGVVAVTAAITMNDASMLHTLRGAKAAAVTAAGKPKALDVDELAQLPAVLAAPQAVLLDVAANTLLYVFPAERRDAGKLVVLVNYRLKGDERTNSVRSGSLIDWQNVRKDVDNGALVLLEGQL; from the coding sequence ATGGCCAGTGCCGCCAGTTACGGCAGCCTGCCGTTCGATGAGCAGATCCAGTTCCTGCGGCGCAAGCTGCCGAGCGTCGATTACTTCCAGGTGCGGCAGGCGGCGCATGACCACGCCTTTGTGGTTGCCGGTGGCCACCGCCTGGACCTGGTCAAGGACATTCACGCAGTACTCAGCCGCAATTTGCGTGAAGGCGACACTCTGGAACGCTTCCGTGAAGACTTCTATGCGGTGCTCGATCACTACGGCTGGCAGCCGGAGGGTGGCAGGGCCTGGCGCTCGCGGGTGATCTACGAGACAAATCTGCGCACCAGCTACGCTGCCGGGCGCTATGAGCAGCTGCAGGCGGTCAAGGAAGATCGGCCGTACTGGATGTATGAGCACTCCGATGCCGTCATCACTCCGCGCCCTGAGCATCAGGCCTGGGATGGTTTGGTGATCCATGCAGATGACCCCTGGTGGCAAACCCATTACCCGCCCAACGGCTGGGGCTGCCAATGCCGTGTGCGTGCCCTCAATGACCGTGATCTGCGCCGTCTGGGCAAAAGCGGGCCTGACACGGCTCCAGCATCACCCGAGCGCAGCGTGATCCACAAAGGCGAGACTGTCAGCGTGCCAGACGGTATTGACCCTGGCTGGGATTACGCGCCGGGTCGCAGTGCATTCGAGCAGCAGGTGCAGCATGTGCTTGAGAAGGTGCCGGAGTTGCCTGCCGAGTTGGGCGCGGTCATGAGCCGTGAGCTGGTGGTGTATCCGGCCGTGCAACAGGCGCTGGCCAGTGACTGGCGGCGCATGCTCGATGATGTTGTGGCCGACGGCAAGCCACGAGGCCGTCAACTTGTGGTCGGCGCGCTGAGCCCGCAAGTGGTCAGCGGCATGCAGGCTGCGGGCGTGGTGGCGGTCACGGCGGCAATTACCATGAACGATGCCAGCATGCTGCATACCCTGCGCGGAGCCAAGGCGGCGGCAGTGACCGCTGCAGGCAAGCCCAAGGCCCTAGATGTGGACGAGCTGGCGCAGCTGCCAGCCGTACTTGCAGCGCCGCAAGCGGTACTGCTGGACGTTGCAGCCAATACCTTGCTCTATGTGTTTCCGGCCGAGCGACGTGACGCAGGCAAGCTGGTGGTGTTGGTCAACTATCGCTTGAAGGGCGACGAGCGAACCAACTCGGTACGCAGCGGCTCACTGATCGACTGGCAGAATGTGCGCAAGGATGTGGACAACGGGGCGCTGGTACTGCTGGAGGGTCAACTGTGA
- a CDS encoding phage protein Gp27 family protein, translating into MARKSSIDKLATGVRSHIERRLRENRMTLDELIEDLHEQFPQEDKPSRSAVGRYKVSFDEMSKRLREQQAMASLLVEELGENPDDKAGALMVQSITTLTTHAALGAQIDEETTVDDVRKLARAAKDVLAARKVNREERNAIAREAREKLIEEQREKLDELGRTGEVDQDVLNKVIKAAYGL; encoded by the coding sequence ATGGCCCGCAAATCGAGTATCGACAAGCTGGCCACCGGCGTCCGGTCGCACATTGAGCGCCGCCTGCGCGAGAACCGCATGACGCTCGATGAGCTGATCGAGGATCTGCACGAGCAGTTCCCGCAGGAAGACAAGCCCAGCCGTTCAGCCGTTGGCCGCTACAAGGTCTCATTTGACGAGATGAGCAAGCGCTTGCGCGAGCAGCAGGCGATGGCGAGTCTGTTGGTCGAGGAACTGGGAGAGAACCCGGACGACAAGGCCGGAGCGTTGATGGTGCAGTCCATCACCACGCTGACCACCCACGCCGCGCTCGGTGCCCAAATCGACGAAGAGACCACGGTGGATGACGTGCGCAAGCTGGCTCGCGCCGCCAAAGACGTGTTGGCGGCCCGTAAGGTCAACCGCGAAGAGCGCAATGCCATCGCCCGTGAGGCCCGTGAAAAGCTGATTGAGGAGCAGCGTGAGAAGCTGGATGAGTTGGGCCGCACTGGTGAGGTTGACCAGGACGTACTCAACAAGGTCATCAAAGCGGCGTACGGGCTATGA
- a CDS encoding VpaChn25_0724 family phage protein has protein sequence MSKYANFLSEDRRLVILRILVEMPTYRANSSVLHAVLQEWGHEPSRDQVKTELRWLEEQQLVSLDDVGDGAVLLAKLTERGADVAAGRARVDGVKRPGA, from the coding sequence ATGAGCAAATACGCCAACTTCCTGAGCGAAGACCGCCGCCTGGTGATCCTGCGTATCCTGGTGGAAATGCCTACCTATCGCGCCAACAGCTCGGTGCTGCATGCCGTGCTGCAGGAGTGGGGCCACGAGCCCAGCCGTGACCAGGTGAAAACCGAACTGCGCTGGCTGGAAGAGCAGCAACTGGTATCGCTCGATGACGTGGGCGACGGCGCCGTGCTGCTGGCCAAACTGACTGAGCGCGGCGCTGACGTGGCTGCAGGCCGAGCCCGTGTTGACGGCGTGAAGCGCCCAGGAGCCTGA
- a CDS encoding peptidase: MKTSNATLPILPAGQHVALDGRPVEFTEAILQEIAATYDPALHEAPLVIGHPKLNAPAYGWAKSVEVRDGMLFAEPHQVVPEFAEAANRKMYKKRSASIYLPDSPGNPVPGKHYLRHIGFLGAMPPAIKGIPDAALEFSEDDGALAVEFAEPPYAFRAMTDILRRLRDWFVEREGIEAADLIIPHWQLQSIDESARADNPVPAFSESEQPTSEAATPPGDESADASAAPAPEPGNDDPSAADAGAVANQESSMADEEREQLLAERERKVAEQEARIAQAQAEEHRNEVAEFAEGLVKAGQLLPRQKAGVVELMLILPTDAPLEFAEGEQTISKPAANVLRELLSELPKQVDFAEKSHGNDVVDDQDANAIADRARAYQSEQRQAGREISISQAVNHVTKGGR, encoded by the coding sequence ATGAAGACATCAAACGCCACTTTGCCCATTCTCCCCGCCGGCCAGCACGTCGCCCTCGACGGCCGCCCGGTGGAATTCACTGAGGCCATCCTGCAGGAGATCGCCGCGACCTATGATCCGGCACTGCATGAAGCGCCGCTGGTCATTGGTCACCCGAAACTCAACGCCCCGGCCTACGGTTGGGCGAAAAGCGTTGAGGTGCGCGACGGCATGCTGTTTGCCGAGCCGCACCAGGTGGTGCCGGAGTTCGCCGAGGCTGCCAACCGTAAGATGTATAAGAAGCGGTCGGCCTCGATCTACCTGCCGGACTCGCCGGGCAACCCGGTCCCGGGCAAACACTACCTGCGCCATATCGGATTTCTGGGTGCTATGCCGCCGGCTATTAAAGGTATCCCTGATGCCGCTTTGGAGTTTTCCGAAGACGATGGCGCCCTGGCTGTCGAGTTTGCCGAGCCGCCGTATGCCTTCCGTGCCATGACCGACATTCTGCGCCGCCTGCGTGACTGGTTTGTCGAGCGCGAAGGCATAGAGGCAGCAGACCTGATCATTCCGCACTGGCAACTTCAGTCCATTGATGAAAGCGCCCGCGCTGACAACCCGGTCCCGGCGTTTTCTGAGTCCGAACAACCCACCAGCGAAGCCGCAACCCCTCCAGGCGATGAAAGTGCTGACGCATCTGCCGCGCCCGCACCGGAGCCGGGGAATGATGACCCGTCGGCGGCAGATGCCGGCGCGGTCGCTAATCAGGAGTCATCAATGGCCGACGAAGAACGTGAACAACTGCTCGCCGAGCGTGAGCGCAAGGTGGCCGAGCAAGAGGCGCGTATTGCCCAGGCTCAGGCTGAGGAACATCGCAACGAGGTGGCCGAGTTCGCCGAAGGGCTGGTCAAGGCTGGGCAGCTGCTGCCCCGGCAGAAAGCCGGCGTAGTCGAACTGATGCTCATCCTGCCCACTGATGCTCCGCTTGAGTTCGCCGAAGGCGAGCAGACCATCAGCAAGCCAGCGGCCAACGTACTGCGCGAGCTGCTCAGCGAGCTGCCCAAGCAAGTGGACTTTGCCGAGAAGTCTCATGGCAATGATGTGGTCGATGACCAGGACGCCAACGCCATTGCTGACCGCGCAAGGGCTTATCAATCCGAGCAACGCCAGGCTGGCCGCGAGATCAGCATCAGCCAGGCCGTCAATCACGTTACCAAGGGAGGCCGCTGA
- a CDS encoding DUF2730 family protein, with protein sequence MDIDMLIRAGQFVFTIAVGMFSIATARKASSKADAEALAKRLNSQDARILTLEQQLLHMPDSHQMSELAGDMKAIKAELAGVARELAPLARSVDRINDYLLNARAQ encoded by the coding sequence ATGGATATCGACATGCTGATCCGTGCAGGCCAGTTCGTGTTCACCATCGCCGTGGGCATGTTCTCGATCGCTACAGCACGCAAGGCCAGCTCCAAGGCTGATGCCGAGGCATTGGCCAAGCGGCTCAACAGTCAGGACGCTCGCATCCTCACACTGGAGCAGCAGCTGCTTCACATGCCCGACAGTCACCAGATGTCTGAGCTGGCGGGTGACATGAAGGCAATCAAAGCAGAGCTTGCGGGGGTGGCTCGGGAGCTGGCCCCTTTGGCCAGATCTGTGGACCGAATCAATGACTACCTACTGAATGCGAGGGCTCAATGA
- a CDS encoding phage tail tube protein, producing MKKSLFSFQGKVWLAERSSAAKPLKPIWYGNASQLQIQMNVANTDKTESFSGNRLLYGQLAGAKTANVSLTLDEWSIMGMAMAMYGLEITAAGSTVTGEPLPTPLAAGDVVVLEHGFIDDLVIDNGGTPLVLDTDYRIESPNAGLIEFLTPQATPLEADYEYAATESMTIFTQQPKERWLLFDGINTENNEPVLIDLYRLKLNPPGDLNLIQDEYGNLPLTGAVLYDPVNAREANFGGFGRIRQKG from the coding sequence ATGAAAAAGTCCCTTTTCAGCTTCCAGGGCAAAGTCTGGTTGGCAGAGCGCTCCAGTGCAGCCAAGCCACTCAAGCCCATTTGGTACGGCAACGCGTCGCAGTTGCAGATCCAAATGAATGTGGCCAACACTGACAAAACCGAATCGTTCAGCGGTAATCGGTTGTTGTATGGGCAGCTCGCCGGTGCCAAGACTGCTAACGTCAGCTTGACGCTGGACGAGTGGTCTATCATGGGGATGGCCATGGCTATGTACGGTCTAGAGATCACTGCCGCTGGCAGTACTGTTACTGGTGAGCCGCTGCCCACCCCGCTGGCCGCAGGTGATGTGGTCGTGCTCGAGCATGGCTTCATTGATGACCTGGTTATCGATAACGGCGGTACACCGCTGGTGCTCGATACCGACTATCGCATTGAGTCGCCCAATGCCGGCCTGATCGAGTTTCTGACTCCGCAGGCCACCCCGCTCGAAGCCGACTATGAGTATGCTGCTACCGAGTCGATGACGATCTTCACCCAGCAGCCGAAAGAGCGCTGGTTGCTGTTTGATGGCATCAACACTGAGAACAACGAGCCTGTGCTGATCGATCTATACCGGCTGAAGCTCAACCCACCAGGCGACCTCAACCTGATCCAGGACGAATACGGGAACCTGCCCCTGACCGGAGCTGTGCTGTATGACCCGGTCAATGCCCGGGAGGCCAACTTCGGTGGCTTCGGCCGCATCCGTCAGAAGGGTTGA
- a CDS encoding phage capsid protein, whose amino-acid sequence MSNAPFPITPALTAIAIAYRNTRLIADQVLPRVPVGAQEFKYLKHDLAEGFTVPDTKVGRKSRVNQVDFSASEETGATNDYGLDAPVPQRDIDNAPENYDPLGRATEQTTNLILLDREVRASNLVFSPGSYATGNKTTLSGSSQWSHEDSNPIRAITDALDSVVMRPSIGVLGRAVSTSIRRHPKVVKAFNGSLGDEGMVPLQWLADMLELDAILVGEARVNIARPGQAANLARAWGNHASFIYRDQLADANSGTTFGFTAQFGDRIAGSSPDKNIGLRGGQMVRVGESVKELVTAPDLGFFFENAVS is encoded by the coding sequence ATGAGCAATGCACCGTTTCCTATCACTCCGGCGCTCACAGCCATCGCCATCGCGTATCGCAACACCCGGCTCATTGCCGACCAGGTGCTGCCGCGTGTGCCGGTTGGTGCGCAGGAGTTCAAATATCTGAAGCATGACTTGGCCGAGGGCTTCACCGTGCCGGACACCAAGGTCGGCCGCAAATCGCGTGTCAACCAGGTGGACTTCTCAGCATCCGAAGAAACTGGCGCAACCAACGACTATGGTTTGGACGCACCGGTGCCTCAGCGCGATATCGACAATGCGCCGGAAAACTATGACCCGCTCGGCCGAGCGACTGAGCAGACCACTAACCTGATCCTGCTCGACCGCGAAGTGCGGGCATCCAATCTGGTGTTCAGTCCTGGCAGCTACGCAACCGGCAACAAGACCACGCTGTCTGGTTCCAGCCAATGGAGCCACGAAGACAGTAACCCGATCCGGGCGATCACCGATGCGCTGGACAGCGTTGTTATGCGTCCGAGCATTGGCGTGCTGGGCCGCGCGGTCTCTACCAGCATTCGCCGCCACCCGAAGGTAGTGAAGGCGTTCAACGGTAGCCTCGGCGATGAGGGCATGGTGCCGCTGCAGTGGCTGGCAGACATGCTGGAACTGGATGCCATTCTGGTCGGCGAAGCGCGTGTGAATATCGCTCGCCCTGGACAAGCCGCAAATCTGGCGCGGGCTTGGGGTAACCACGCCTCATTCATCTACCGCGATCAGCTGGCCGACGCAAACAGCGGCACCACCTTCGGCTTTACCGCGCAGTTCGGTGATCGCATCGCCGGTTCCAGTCCAGACAAGAACATCGGCCTGCGCGGTGGCCAGATGGTTCGTGTCGGTGAGTCGGTCAAGGAGCTGGTGACGGCCCCGGACCTTGGTTTCTTCTTCGAGAACGCTGTCAGCTAA